A region from the Ptychodera flava strain L36383 chromosome 10, AS_Pfla_20210202, whole genome shotgun sequence genome encodes:
- the LOC139143016 gene encoding protein mono-ADP-ribosyltransferase PARP14-like, which yields MLNRQQVEKIKRFGTSCNVTVDHISTGRVHHLKLHGTPHDIIQVYDMINKILDNIVKEEQGRREAEIHAKNVKWYFQDGEEYEEYEKEISAVIEQACQRSQPEVEFIIHGSPYKIIFKRMVEISLDDESEVPVQRFLTEDAIPLPPNWEPVAQDKPFKLVSLDLSTSEYQNVKSAFIEKLDDSRNVVDIHIERVQNSKLYRQYMVLKQNMDARKSGVQNERNLYHGTKEESSTLINATGFNRSFAGLHAAAYGKGSYFAVKSEYSAGRTYSPPDDNGYKYIYQCKVLTGEYARGKQDMMVPPPKNPNNPTICYDSVVDKIDNPTIFVVFNDALAYPEYLIKFKEA from the exons ATGTTGAACAGACAGCAAGTAGAGAAGATCAAGCGATTCGGAACATCCTGTAAC GTCACCGTTGACCATATCAGTACTGGACGAGTTCATCATCTCAAACTTCATGGTACTCCACATGATATTATACAGGTTTATGACATGATCAATAAAATCTTGGATAATATTGTGAAAGAAGAACAGGGCCGGAGAGAAGCTGAAATTCACGCTAAAAACGTGAAGTGGTACTTTCAAGACGGTGAAGAATATGAGGAATATGAAAAAGAAATATCTGCTGTCATCGAACAAGCCTGCCAGAGAAGTCAACCTGAGGTCGAATtcattatacatggcagtcCTTACAAGATTATCtttaaaagaatggttgaaatatcaCTTGACGACGAATCAGAAGTGCCAGTACAAAGATTTCTTACTGAGG ACGCGATTCCCCTTCCACCAAACTGGGAGCCAGTGGCACAAGACAAGCCTTTCAAATTAGTCAGCCTGGACCTATCAACATCTGAGTatcaaaatgtcaagtctgcatttATCGAGAAACTTGATGACAGCCGGAACGTTGTTGATATACAT ATTGAACGGGTACAGAACTCAAAGCTGTATCGCCAATATATGGTCTTAAAGCAAAATATGGATGCTCGCAAATCTGGTGTTCAAAATGAGAGAAACTTGTATCATGGGACCAAGGAAGAATCCTCTACTCTCATCAATGCCACGGGATTCAACAGAAGCTTTGCAGGATTACATG CTGCCGCTTACGGTAAGGGTTCCTACTTCGCTGTTAAATCCGAGTACTCAGCAGGAAGAACATATTCGCCGCCAGACGATAATGGTTACAAGTACATTTACCAGTGCAAAGTCCTTACAGGAGAGTATGCACGTGGTAAACAAGACATGATGGTGCCCCCACCGAAAAATCCTAACAACCCCACTATTTGCTACGACAGCGTTGTGGACAAAATTGATAACCCAACCATCTTTGTTGTGTTCAACGACGCTCTTGCATATCCTGAATACCTTATCAAATTCAAAGAGGCTTAA
- the LOC139143014 gene encoding protein mono-ADP-ribosyltransferase PARP14-like, whose product MSRSMHLKVNSEQEHAIRGLFAHYGWELQEEFEGNCHDNIVADSLLNDSGITTDVVAVPRDSNCSECESCLCQPCVTTSWQEWLGEGQRPSVLNAGVRKRIYKKYWTMLDRRGAWKNERYLSKKAELMQAVGVVVTKRQEARIMDSSSEENGLLVFGVPSDINSSLAERKLMIHFQKTAVSGGAEVDRVTVSSTHSNAYEVYFQEDQDAARIVLQQQFQTIDFGGEQFICTVIGFPNQHQNRRDRTHEEKHTGSYKDEEKGKPQEASNAPANIKCMITLKEAEIKQLEMCDFVETVKQTFPNLAMTLRPGTASIDLHGPSIEIERCKLMVYEHLRELPIARIAPPSSPAVMSFLKSLKGESLVREYFRNYQIRACYFVDNGDVMCSGISKEETDRAKAFLAREIVESRVNLEDKAVTVAKTAKFSEIIRKLEELNECLSIDITRHGTVVLVGKDTSVSVAMDGVQTYILCNQEIEQFVPLEAGRLRFLCDMKEGLLNFEQTSGRHSVKIEVQRGVDQCGVKVIGVKHEVDGAVQVLRNMFDKIVKRRHEVDNPGMQQIFKDRDKTDYLRLIEVDCNCVIEVTKERPSLSDDRKNKKSTLRKDPEHSVNILLKHTTKDGRRIVVAKGDITKLQVDAIATTAKRDFGSVSGLFKTIQDAGGREIQSDCQELLRANNGTPFVIGQAVSTRPGKITSCARVIHVFGPEWDKDAERSVVDSLADSIEACLREADKHTCRTVAIPLIGVEEFGVPLDLCVNTIVMTINEFWTENQERTSITKIFLIEQMRSRCKAFADAVRSVYNVENEVIENSEYQEERESQKIRVHRSRSVSSVPKLPPFANTMTYIDKTRVMTPEGKNVNLIFGNMATQKVDLMVNSIGKELDLTAGAASKAIYTVAGQQLKHELSAVTRGRPPKDGDTYVTGGGNLSAKHVIHVICCTWGSNRPEQTLRGILQECFRIADLNSASSIAFPAIGTGNLGFPRDLVAKVMYEEAEIFSRRRATSTLTDINFVVYDLDHPTKKSFSKEVQKYASAQPTSPGSPAAVEKMRGHEREGRSISMSHGAHATGNSDVLKANPLKDEQLYKDLYLHGNHEWQMSVGSIRVHVINGDITNETMDCVEHR is encoded by the exons ATGTCTCGTTCGATGCACCTGAAAGTAAACTCTGAACAAGAACACGCTATTCGTGGTTTGTTCGCCCATTACGGTTGGGAGCTTCAAGAAGAGTTCGAGGgcaattgccatgacaacatcGTCGCCGACAGTCTTCTGAATGACAGTGGCATTACAACCGATGTAGTAGCAGTCCCAAGGGACTCTAACTGCAGCGAATGTGAGTCCTGTCTGTGTCAGCCTTGCGTCACGACATCCTGGCAAGAGTGGCTTGGTGAGGGTCAGAGACCAAGCGTCCTGAATGCCGGCGTCAGGAAGCGCATTTACAAGAAGTACTGGACAATGTTGGACAGAAGAGGCGCTTGGAAAAACGAGCGATACTTGTCCAAAAAAGCTGAGCTGATGCAGGCAGTTGGGGTTGTCGTCACGAAACGGCAA GAAGCAAG GATCATGGATAGTTCAAGCGAAGAAAACGGACTGCTAGTCTTTGGCGTTCCAAGCGACATTAATAGTTCCTTAGCTGAAAGGAAGTTGATGATTCACTTCCAAAAGACAGCAGTCTCTGGTGGAGCCGAAGTTGATCGCGTAACGGTATCGAGCACCCACTCCAATGCCTATGAGGTTTACTTCCAAGAAGACCAAG atgctgcccgtatAGTGCTACAACAGCAGTTTCAAACTATTGATTTCGGCGGTGAGCAGTTCATTTGTACGGTGATTGGATTTCCTAACCAACATCAAAATCGACGAGACAGAACCCATGAAGAGAAG CACACAGGTTCATACAAGGATGAAGAAAAGGGAAAACCTCAGGAAGCTTCAAATGCGCCAGCCAACATAAAATGCATGATTACTTTGAAAGAAGCAGAGATAAAGCAACTCGAGATGTGTGACTTCGTAGAGACAGTAAAGCAAACATTCCCAAACTTGGCGATGACTCTAAGACCAGGGACCGCCAGTATTGACCTCCATGGCCCAAGTATCGAGATCGAACGCTGTAAACTGATGGTTTATGAACATCTCCGAGAGCTTCCAATAGCCAGAATTGCACCGCCATCTTCACCAGCCGTCATGAGTTTTCTCAAATCACTTAAAGGAGAGTCATTAGTCAGAGAATATTTCAGAAACTATCAAATACGGGCGTGTTATTTCGTGGACAACGGCGATGTAATGTGTTCTGGTATAAGTAAAGAAGAGACAGATCGAGCCAAAGCATTCCTAGCCCGCGAGATAGTAGAAAGTAGAGTTAACTTGGAAGATAAGGCGGTCACAGTAGCAAAGACGGCCAAGTTTTCAGAGATCATCCGTAAACTAGAGGAACTAAATGAATGTCTCTCTATCGATATAACTCGACATGGCACCGTGGTCCTTGTCGGCAAGGATACCTCTGTTTCAGTCGCAATGGATGGAGTTCAAACTTACATTTTGTGCAATCAGGAGATCGAACAGTTCGTACCATTGGAAGCTGGGCGGCTTAGATTCCTGTGCGACATGAAGGAGGGGTTGTTGAACTTCGAACAAACATCAGGAAGACACTCTGTGAAGATAGAGGTGCAACGTGGAGTAGATCAGTGCGGTGTAAAGGTCATTGGAGTGAAGCATGAAGTTGATGGCGCTGTCCAGGTTCTGAGaaacatgtttgataaaattgtcAAACGTCGCCATGAAGTTGATAATCCAGGAATGCAGCAAATCTTCAAGGATCGTGACAAAACAGACTACCTTAGACTGATCGAAGTCGACTGCAACTGTGTCATCGAAGTGACTAAAGAGCGCCCTAGTCTATCTGATGATAGGAAGAACAAAAAGTCGACGCTTCGGAAAGACCCCGAGCACAGTGTTAACATTTTACTCAAACACACGACGAAGGACGGGAGACGAATTGTCGTTGCCAAGGGGGACATAACCAAACTTCAGGTCGATGCAATAGCAACAACAGCAAAGCGAGATTTTGGAAGTGTATCGGGTCTGTTTAAAACCATACAAGATGCAG GTGGCCGAGAGATACAGTCTGATTGTCAAGAGCTGCTTCGTGCTAATAATGGAACACCTTTCGTGATCGGACAGGCGGTATCAACGCGACCAGGAAAGATTACATCATGTGCCCGCGTGATCCACGTATTCGGCCCAGAGTGGGACAAGGACGCAGAGCGAAGCGTTGTAGACTCTCTTGCCGACTCAATCGAGGCGTGTCTTCGTGAAGCTGATAAACACACATGTCGTACAGTGGCCATCCCCCTTATAGGCGTAGAAGAATTTGGAGTTCCTTTGGATCTCTGTGTCAATACCatagtcatgaccattaatgaGTTCTGGACTGAAAATCAAGAGCGGACATCAATCACGAAAATATTCTTAATCGAACAAATGAGAAGTAGATGCAAAGCGTTTGCTGATGCAGTGAGATCAGTGTATAATGTAGAAAACGAAGTTATTGAAAATTCTGAATACCAAGAAG AGAGAGAAAGTCAAAAGATTAGAGTGCACAGATCAAGGTCAGTATCCAGCGTACCAAAACTACCACCATTTGCAAATACGATGACCTACATCGACAAGACCAGGGTAATGACACCAGAAGGAAAGAATGTTAACCTTATCTTTGGCAACATGGCGACACAGAAG GTTGATTTGATGGTAAACAGCATCGGTAAGGAATTGGACTTGACTGCTGGAGCAGCTTCAAAGGCTATTTATACCGTTGCTGGTCAACAGTTGAAACATGAGTTGTCTGCTGTCACTAGGGGGCGTCCACCAAAAGATGGAGACACGTACGTCACTGGGGGTGGCAATCTCTCGGCAAAGCATGTGATTCATGTAATATGTTGCACCTGGGGAAGTAATCGGCCTGAACAG ACATTACGAGGCATTTTGCAGGAATGTTTTAGGATAGCTGACTTAAACTCGGCCTCGTCAATAGCATTTCCTGCTATTGGTACAGGAAACCTTGGTTTTCCCCGTGATCTTGTGGCGAAAGTAATGTATGAGGAAGCAGAGATATTCAGCCGACGTCGTGCAACAAGTACTCTGACTGACATAAACTTTGTCGTCTATGATCTGGATCATCCAACAAAAAAG TCGTTCAGCAAAGAAGTACAGAAGTATGCATCGGCGCAACCTACTTCTCCCGGCTCACCTGCCGCTGTAGAAAAAATGCGAGGACATGAACGTGAGGGGCGGAGCATTAGTATGAGTCATGGTGCGCACGCAACGGGGAATTCTGATGTATTGAAAGCGAACCCGTTAAAAG ATGAACAGCTGTATAAAGACCTTTACTTGCATGGAAACCACGAATGGCAGATGTCAGTTGGATCCATTCGTGTACATGTTATCAACGGTGATATAACAAACGAAACAATGGACTGTGTTGAACATCGATAA